One window from the genome of Candidatus Chlorohelix allophototropha encodes:
- a CDS encoding enoyl-CoA hydratase/isomerase family protein, protein MEYQNVLLQIEGARADVIINRPERRNALNSATISELVAAFEECRDNPAVRVVVLSGVGDKAFCAGADLAETQQSMSEYARWKGREPFVYLWELLGKLGKPIIAQVQGAALAGGMGLALNCDFVIAGEQARFGTPEINVGMFPMMISAILIRNLGRKKAIDLMLTGRQIDAHEAERIGVATRVVAQVQLKQEVDTLAAELAAKSPAIMKLGKDALYNATDLPFEQALDYLSSMLSLCILTEDSREGLTAFLEKRKPIWKGQ, encoded by the coding sequence ATGGAGTACCAGAATGTGCTGCTGCAAATCGAAGGGGCGCGCGCCGATGTAATCATCAACCGTCCAGAGCGGCGCAACGCCCTTAATTCTGCCACTATCTCCGAACTGGTGGCAGCATTTGAAGAATGTCGCGATAATCCGGCGGTACGGGTGGTAGTGTTGAGCGGCGTGGGCGACAAGGCATTTTGTGCGGGCGCAGATTTGGCAGAAACTCAGCAAAGCATGAGTGAATACGCTCGTTGGAAAGGGCGCGAACCTTTCGTGTACCTGTGGGAGTTACTAGGCAAACTCGGCAAGCCTATCATCGCACAGGTACAGGGCGCAGCGTTGGCGGGTGGCATGGGTTTGGCGCTCAACTGTGATTTTGTAATTGCGGGAGAGCAAGCGCGTTTTGGTACGCCCGAAATCAACGTGGGCATGTTCCCCATGATGATTTCGGCGATTCTCATTCGCAATCTAGGGCGCAAGAAAGCCATCGACCTGATGCTGACCGGACGACAGATTGACGCACACGAAGCGGAACGCATCGGGGTGGCAACGCGCGTGGTGGCGCAGGTGCAGTTAAAACAGGAAGTGGACACTTTAGCAGCCGAACTGGCAGCAAAAAGCCCTGCTATCATGAAGTTGGGCAAGGACGCGCTCTACAACGCCACCGACTTACCTTTTGAGCAAGCGCTAGATTATTTGAGTTCGATGCTCTCATTGTGCATCCTCACCGAAGACTCCAGAGAAGGATTAACCGCTTTCCTTGAGAAGCGCAAACCCATCTGGAAAGGGCAATAA
- a CDS encoding CoA-binding protein, producing the protein MAVATDRKGSLAVINEFLACKRLAIVGISRTETDISRALWKEFRTRGYEVVPVNPALNEIEAEKCYASLRDLPQAVDWVLLATAPAVSEQVVRECAELGIKRVWFHKGSGAGAVSENALEFCAAQGIETVPGQCPFMFLPETAFFHRLHGFGKKLTGKYPK; encoded by the coding sequence ATGGCAGTTGCAACAGATCGGAAAGGCTCGCTGGCAGTCATCAACGAATTTCTGGCGTGCAAACGGTTGGCGATAGTGGGTATTTCACGCACCGAAACGGATATTAGTCGCGCCCTGTGGAAAGAGTTTCGTACGCGCGGTTATGAGGTTGTTCCGGTGAACCCTGCCCTTAACGAAATCGAGGCTGAAAAGTGCTACGCTAGCCTACGCGATTTGCCGCAAGCGGTGGATTGGGTGCTGTTAGCTACCGCTCCCGCTGTTTCCGAGCAAGTGGTGCGCGAGTGCGCCGAACTGGGCATCAAGCGAGTGTGGTTTCACAAGGGTAGCGGTGCGGGCGCGGTCAGCGAAAACGCGCTTGAATTTTGCGCCGCGCAGGGCATCGAGACCGTACCGGGACAATGCCCTTTCATGTTCCTACCCGAAACCGCGTTCTTCCACCGTCTGCACGGCTTCGGCAAGAAGCTCACGGGCAAGTATCCCAAATAG
- a CDS encoding AMP-dependent synthetase/ligase: MQTLSSFLMNRVERYSARPALLTGQGAKVEQWSYQELLDKVRIIANWLTEQGVKNRDRVIIWAPNSPWWVATYFACHQVGAILVPIDIRSSKDFVNKVLAHSEATLAILSTQTQESWNANIPSTLLEALEKLPDTGKPLPQCPTQADDIALLMFTSGTTGDPKGVILTHRNVLSNVEATNGIVPFLPNYRLMSLLPLSHMLEQTLGLLQPLYQGASVYYPASLQPNTLFSAMQQQHITIIILVPQVLQLFMDGMEREVKKQGRQKIWQRMLAIAKFLPLKARRLVFKTVHKRLGGHLRYFVAGGAYLDPGLARKWNLLGIQVLQGYGLTEAAPIVTGTPLYQKDPTSVGKVLPGIEIKFNEDSEILLRGANITGGYWHNEKATGDAFEEGWFRTGDLGYLDKDGYLYLRGRKKDMIVLSNGKNVYPEDVEHALKQVPGIKEAVVVAYPEKPEPQVHAVLICEPETGNPAALVKEANKMLAPYQYIKGFTVWHEPEFPQTHTLKIKKREVIKELEALKNAPMNIT, encoded by the coding sequence ATGCAAACGTTGAGTTCGTTTCTAATGAACAGGGTTGAGCGTTATAGCGCCCGCCCCGCCCTGTTGACCGGGCAGGGCGCAAAGGTAGAGCAGTGGAGCTATCAGGAGTTGTTGGATAAAGTCAGAATCATCGCAAACTGGCTAACAGAACAGGGTGTTAAAAACCGGGATCGAGTTATAATCTGGGCGCCGAATAGCCCTTGGTGGGTAGCAACTTACTTCGCCTGCCATCAGGTCGGCGCAATTCTAGTTCCTATTGATATTCGCAGCAGCAAGGATTTTGTAAACAAGGTGTTGGCACATTCCGAAGCCACCCTAGCGATACTCTCAACGCAGACTCAGGAAAGTTGGAATGCAAATATACCGTCAACCCTGCTTGAAGCTCTGGAAAAGCTACCGGATACAGGTAAACCCTTGCCGCAATGCCCCACCCAAGCCGATGACATCGCTTTGCTAATGTTTACTTCCGGCACAACCGGAGACCCTAAAGGGGTTATCCTGACCCACCGCAATGTGCTTTCAAACGTGGAAGCCACCAACGGGATTGTGCCATTTCTGCCGAACTATCGCCTTATGTCGCTACTGCCGTTAAGTCATATGCTGGAGCAAACGCTTGGTCTTTTACAGCCACTATATCAAGGCGCAAGCGTTTATTATCCTGCCAGTTTGCAGCCAAATACGCTGTTTAGCGCAATGCAGCAACAGCATATAACTATCATAATTCTAGTGCCACAAGTTTTGCAGCTTTTTATGGACGGGATGGAGCGCGAAGTTAAAAAGCAGGGCAGGCAGAAAATTTGGCAGCGTATGCTGGCTATAGCAAAGTTTTTGCCGCTCAAGGCACGCCGACTTGTTTTCAAAACCGTACACAAACGGCTGGGCGGACATTTGCGCTATTTCGTAGCCGGGGGCGCATACCTCGACCCCGGACTGGCACGCAAGTGGAATTTGTTGGGTATTCAGGTGTTGCAAGGCTACGGCTTGACCGAAGCCGCACCGATTGTCACCGGCACTCCTCTATACCAGAAAGACCCAACTTCGGTTGGGAAAGTGTTGCCGGGAATAGAGATAAAATTCAACGAGGATAGTGAAATCCTGCTAAGAGGCGCAAACATTACAGGCGGCTATTGGCACAATGAGAAAGCCACTGGTGACGCTTTCGAAGAGGGTTGGTTTAGAACCGGCGATTTGGGATATCTCGATAAAGATGGCTATTTATATCTGCGCGGTCGCAAGAAGGATATGATTGTACTCTCCAACGGTAAAAACGTCTATCCTGAAGATGTAGAGCATGCGCTAAAGCAAGTTCCCGGCATCAAAGAAGCGGTGGTGGTAGCATACCCTGAGAAGCCCGAACCGCAAGTACACGCGGTGCTGATTTGTGAACCTGAAACAGGTAATCCGGCAGCGTTGGTAAAAGAAGCTAACAAGATGCTTGCCCCTTACCAATATATCAAGGGCTTTACCGTATGGCACGAACCGGAATTTCCACAGACTCACACGTTGAAAATCAAGAAGCGCGAAGTTATCAAGGAATTGGAAGCCCTGAAAAATGCGCCTATGAATATAACATAA
- a CDS encoding pyridoxamine 5'-phosphate oxidase family protein, translating into MADEQEVIIRPIAGRPSFAPDYGLDQANEVKLLEWEWVIEKMTLSHNYWIGSTRPDGKPHAMPVWGLWLEDAFYFATGRSSRKGRNLLQNPEVVVHLESGDEVVIFEGRVEEFTDPALFERFAEAYGQKYNGFKPTYDPANLYLKLIPRVAFGWLEKDFVNSATRWQLA; encoded by the coding sequence ATGGCTGATGAGCAAGAAGTAATAATCCGTCCGATAGCAGGACGACCCAGTTTCGCGCCTGATTACGGGTTGGATCAAGCGAATGAGGTCAAGCTGTTGGAATGGGAGTGGGTCATTGAAAAAATGACCCTTTCGCATAACTACTGGATTGGCAGCACCCGCCCGGATGGAAAACCGCACGCCATGCCGGTATGGGGCTTGTGGTTGGAGGACGCGTTTTATTTTGCCACCGGGCGCTCTTCTCGGAAAGGGCGCAACCTGCTGCAAAACCCGGAAGTGGTGGTACATTTGGAGAGCGGAGACGAGGTGGTAATTTTTGAGGGCAGAGTGGAAGAATTCACCGACCCGGCACTGTTCGAGCGTTTCGCCGAAGCTTACGGGCAAAAATACAACGGCTTCAAACCCACTTACGACCCGGCTAACCTATATTTAAAGCTTATCCCGCGAGTGGCGTTCGGCTGGTTAGAAAAGGATTTCGTAAACAGCGCTACTCGCTGGCAACTCGCCTAA
- a CDS encoding acyl-CoA dehydrogenase family protein yields the protein MDFEYSDKVNELRRKLQAFMDAYVIPNRETFEQQIAESGDPHFYPPILEELKAKARAEGLWNLFLPDDEYGAGLTNLEYAPLAEIMGRVEWSSEIFNCNAPDTGNMEIFAQFGTEEQKKQWLEPLLEGKIRSGYAMTEPGVSSSDPINLQFTIKREGDEYVLNGRKWWTTGASRERCQIFIVMGLTNPDNPIKHQRHTMVLVPRNTPGLTVLRNLSVMGYTHNDGHAELVFENVRVPVSNRLGDENAAFAISQARLGPGRIHHCMRSIGAASFALELMIKRATERSTYGSRLAEHGVIQNYIAESAIEIEQARLLTFKAAWTMDTIGKKAAMNQIAMIKVVAPRVHTNVVNRAIQVYGGEGISQDTPLAHMWATGRMMHLVDGPDEVHIRALARSLIKQASLAKAE from the coding sequence ATGGATTTTGAGTATTCAGACAAAGTGAATGAGTTGCGCCGCAAATTGCAGGCGTTTATGGATGCGTATGTCATTCCCAACCGGGAGACTTTCGAGCAGCAAATCGCCGAATCGGGCGACCCCCATTTTTACCCGCCTATTTTGGAAGAATTAAAAGCGAAAGCACGCGCCGAGGGCTTGTGGAACCTGTTCTTGCCCGATGATGAGTACGGGGCAGGACTAACGAACCTCGAATATGCCCCGCTGGCTGAAATTATGGGGCGGGTGGAATGGTCTTCGGAGATATTTAACTGCAATGCGCCCGATACGGGCAATATGGAGATTTTCGCGCAGTTTGGCACAGAGGAACAAAAAAAGCAGTGGCTTGAGCCTTTGCTGGAAGGCAAAATTCGCTCAGGTTACGCCATGACCGAACCGGGCGTTTCTAGTTCTGACCCTATCAACCTGCAATTTACCATCAAGCGCGAGGGCGATGAGTATGTGCTGAACGGGCGCAAGTGGTGGACTACCGGAGCAAGCCGTGAGCGTTGCCAAATATTCATCGTGATGGGGCTAACGAACCCGGACAACCCGATTAAGCATCAACGCCACACGATGGTGCTAGTTCCGCGCAATACTCCCGGTCTGACGGTGCTGCGCAACTTGAGCGTGATGGGCTATACCCACAATGACGGGCATGCCGAACTGGTTTTTGAGAATGTGCGCGTGCCTGTCAGCAACCGTCTGGGCGATGAGAACGCCGCTTTTGCCATTTCGCAGGCACGTCTTGGTCCCGGACGTATCCACCATTGCATGCGCTCTATCGGGGCGGCTTCGTTTGCGTTGGAACTGATGATTAAACGCGCCACCGAGCGTTCCACCTACGGTAGCCGACTTGCCGAACACGGCGTTATCCAGAATTACATCGCCGAATCCGCCATCGAAATCGAGCAAGCGCGTCTGCTAACCTTCAAAGCCGCTTGGACGATGGATACCATCGGCAAGAAAGCTGCTATGAACCAGATTGCCATGATTAAGGTGGTCGCGCCGCGAGTGCATACCAACGTGGTCAACCGCGCTATTCAAGTGTACGGGGGCGAGGGCATCAGCCAAGATACGCCGTTGGCGCACATGTGGGCTACCGGACGCATGATGCATTTGGTGGACGGTCCGGACGAGGTTCACATCCGGGCGTTGGCGCGTTCGCTCATCAAGCAAGCCTCGCTGGCAAAGGCGGAGTAA
- a CDS encoding glycosyltransferase family 4 protein: protein MHFVFLYPQLKNLTGAQRLILELAGAIAATPGDRHRVTLLTHTVSPACRAAIPAGVGLCEGGFNLNRTPNHYLNSLLEYFSTPFLLKQLSQLERESGEKISALCFFGPPSLPGLWWGKHLRRLKTPLFYFCYEPPRAAYTDISEVSRAWAGRVNGLVKPLFRLYRPVDRYLTRQASAVLVNGRYGQSLIRETYGLPSIVITHGAELPQPPDPITAANQIRARFGLAGKRIILTVNHLHPRKRVNLQLEALSLLLPKYPDVGLLVVGSGPEAQNLRDLAAQLGIGDSVVFAGFVSDEELAACYAVASVYLHSGRAESFGLSVLEASAAGLPIVAADEGGPRDIIVEGQTGFLVQANPAAFAAKLEWLLTHPTEAHEIGRKGAVRVVQHFTWQQGAQDFLSALSSLSPEK, encoded by the coding sequence GTGCATTTCGTCTTTTTGTACCCGCAACTGAAAAACTTAACCGGCGCGCAGCGGCTAATCCTTGAATTGGCAGGGGCAATTGCTGCTACGCCCGGAGACCGCCATCGTGTGACTCTTCTGACCCATACCGTCAGCCCGGCATGTCGTGCTGCCATACCCGCGGGGGTGGGTCTGTGCGAAGGCGGCTTTAACCTCAACCGCACTCCTAACCATTATCTTAATTCGCTGTTGGAATATTTTTCCACGCCTTTTTTGTTGAAACAACTATCGCAGCTTGAACGAGAAAGCGGCGAAAAGATAAGTGCGTTGTGCTTTTTCGGACCGCCAAGTTTACCGGGATTGTGGTGGGGTAAGCATTTGCGCCGCCTAAAAACACCCCTTTTCTATTTTTGTTACGAACCACCCCGCGCTGCCTATACCGATATTAGCGAAGTCAGTCGGGCGTGGGCAGGGCGAGTTAATGGGCTGGTGAAACCGCTCTTTCGGCTGTATCGCCCGGTAGATCGCTATCTGACTCGGCAAGCTTCGGCGGTGTTAGTGAATGGGCGCTACGGGCAGAGCTTGATTCGCGAAACTTACGGCTTACCTTCAATAGTTATCACACACGGGGCAGAGCTACCCCAACCACCAGACCCTATAACAGCCGCTAACCAGATTCGCGCCCGTTTCGGGCTGGCAGGCAAGCGCATTATCCTAACCGTCAACCACCTTCACCCACGCAAACGAGTCAACTTGCAATTGGAGGCGTTGTCACTGTTGCTGCCAAAATATCCTGATGTAGGTTTATTGGTTGTTGGTTCGGGACCGGAAGCGCAAAATCTCAGAGATTTGGCAGCACAGCTTGGTATCGGTGATAGCGTGGTATTTGCCGGATTTGTGTCGGATGAAGAACTTGCCGCCTGTTATGCCGTTGCCTCTGTTTATTTACACTCCGGGCGCGCCGAGAGTTTTGGGTTGTCGGTGCTGGAAGCTAGCGCGGCGGGTTTACCGATAGTGGCAGCGGACGAAGGTGGTCCTCGCGATATTATTGTGGAAGGGCAAACCGGATTTCTAGTACAGGCAAACCCGGCAGCGTTCGCAGCAAAGCTGGAATGGCTGTTAACCCATCCTACCGAGGCGCATGAAATCGGGCGGAAAGGGGCGGTACGAGTGGTGCAGCATTTCACATGGCAACAGGGCGCACAGGATTTCCTCTCTGCTTTATCATCGCTTTCGCCGGAGAAATAA
- a CDS encoding SDR family oxidoreductase, protein MLETNLAGKQAVLITGTSSGIGRGCALYLDKMGYRVFAGVRNDDDATAIKKEASPLLTPVCLDVTSPSSIASAKQCIMEKVGDTGLYALINNAGISSNGPLEYYPLEQVRQMFEVNLFGLLAVTQAFLPLIKLGHGRIINISSVSAMMAFPFSAPYCASKYAVEIFSECLGMELSSVPVSVIEPANIASAIWDKSGQTNRQILESFPPEAQAIYGAAITKLNEANSQQVNKTDSPERIAKLVVKILTVKKPGALYREGRMVNLLRLLRILPRGLRHKMILSQLK, encoded by the coding sequence ATGCTTGAAACAAACTTAGCCGGGAAACAGGCTGTATTGATTACCGGTACTTCCAGCGGTATCGGGCGAGGATGTGCCTTATATCTGGATAAAATGGGTTACAGGGTTTTTGCGGGCGTTCGCAATGATGATGACGCCACCGCAATTAAAAAAGAAGCTTCACCCCTTCTAACTCCCGTGTGTCTGGATGTAACCAGCCCAAGTTCTATCGCTTCCGCCAAACAGTGTATTATGGAGAAAGTCGGTGACACTGGCTTGTATGCGCTTATTAACAACGCGGGAATCAGTTCAAACGGTCCGCTGGAGTATTATCCTCTCGAACAGGTTCGCCAGATGTTTGAGGTAAATTTATTTGGACTACTGGCAGTTACTCAGGCATTTTTGCCGTTAATCAAGCTAGGGCATGGACGAATTATTAATATAAGCTCGGTTTCGGCAATGATGGCTTTTCCCTTCTCAGCGCCCTATTGTGCTTCAAAGTATGCGGTGGAGATTTTTAGCGAGTGCTTGGGGATGGAACTTTCCTCAGTTCCGGTTTCGGTGATTGAACCGGCAAATATTGCTTCTGCTATTTGGGACAAATCGGGACAAACCAATCGGCAAATACTTGAAAGTTTCCCGCCCGAAGCTCAAGCTATTTACGGGGCAGCCATAACCAAACTCAACGAGGCAAATTCCCAGCAGGTTAATAAAACCGACTCGCCGGAACGAATTGCGAAATTAGTCGTGAAGATATTAACTGTAAAGAAACCGGGAGCCCTTTATCGGGAAGGGCGGATGGTAAATCTCTTGCGCTTGTTGCGAATTTTACCGCGCGGTCTACGACACAAAATGATATTATCCCAGCTAAAATAG
- a CDS encoding tetratricopeptide repeat protein, protein MVAERSLSILEGLAPIIGLRIRESRTDKGMSQKELVGERFSKSYISSIERGKITPSLKALEYIAKQLGVTVSYLLTGIQPGQLASTITPMDDEQESPARWDLLITEAKILREQRRYEQARNLLATKVRIRQLNVEQLKNYHFTLATILVDLDNSSLALPELDAARELAEKTVDFEMQAKVRQLTGIVYMLQSKPVLAIEQLRAAIQSVESGQIKDIQFQLSIYSNLGILHYQLGDLKEAISMYREALRLAENAASPDKLANLYAGLGALHRENGNLNAARNFANKALALYECASNQRVLAQLRAGFGVLMRETEQFDEAETQFEEALRIASFQRNEEAVTHAHMNLSDLFLEKGELEKARAHSDAMLATIDSVDITAKGQAFASRAGLLSSQQDLDSAIRFFEQAVELLEQANARDLLSKIYFRYAGTLRQKGDTARAAEMYERAYRQLNRAGLAVER, encoded by the coding sequence ATGGTTGCGGAAAGAAGCCTGAGTATTCTTGAAGGGCTGGCGCCGATAATCGGTTTACGCATTCGCGAGTCACGTACCGATAAAGGGATGAGCCAGAAAGAACTGGTCGGTGAGCGGTTTTCCAAAAGTTACATAAGTTCAATTGAGCGTGGGAAAATTACCCCCTCCCTTAAAGCGCTTGAGTATATTGCTAAACAATTGGGAGTGACCGTTTCTTACCTCCTTACCGGAATACAGCCCGGTCAACTGGCATCAACTATCACTCCGATGGATGACGAGCAAGAATCACCCGCCCGCTGGGATTTGCTGATTACCGAAGCTAAAATTTTAAGAGAGCAGCGCCGCTACGAACAAGCCCGGAACTTGCTTGCTACTAAAGTGCGTATCCGCCAGCTAAACGTTGAGCAACTTAAGAATTATCATTTCACGCTTGCTACTATACTGGTCGATCTGGATAATTCATCGCTGGCTTTGCCCGAACTTGATGCTGCTCGTGAACTGGCTGAAAAAACCGTTGACTTCGAGATGCAGGCGAAGGTACGCCAGCTTACCGGAATCGTTTACATGCTCCAATCCAAGCCCGTGTTGGCAATCGAGCAATTGCGGGCAGCAATTCAATCAGTTGAAAGTGGGCAAATCAAGGACATTCAGTTCCAGTTGAGCATCTATAGTAATCTCGGAATCCTGCACTACCAGCTTGGCGACCTGAAAGAAGCAATTTCGATGTACCGTGAGGCGTTGCGTTTGGCAGAAAACGCCGCCAGTCCCGACAAACTAGCTAATCTTTATGCGGGTCTCGGCGCACTTCATCGCGAAAATGGCAACCTGAACGCTGCCCGTAACTTTGCTAACAAGGCGTTGGCATTATACGAATGTGCCAGCAATCAGCGCGTTCTTGCCCAACTTCGCGCCGGGTTCGGGGTGTTGATGCGAGAAACCGAGCAATTTGATGAAGCCGAAACTCAGTTTGAGGAAGCATTGCGGATTGCTTCATTCCAGCGCAATGAAGAAGCAGTCACTCATGCCCATATGAATCTGAGCGATCTGTTTCTGGAGAAGGGTGAACTGGAGAAAGCGCGGGCGCATAGCGATGCCATGCTTGCTACTATCGACAGTGTGGATATTACCGCTAAAGGTCAGGCATTTGCCAGCCGCGCCGGGTTACTTTCTTCCCAGCAAGATTTAGATAGCGCGATTCGTTTCTTCGAGCAAGCGGTGGAATTGCTAGAACAGGCTAATGCGCGTGATTTGCTTAGTAAAATCTATTTTCGTTACGCCGGAACGCTACGCCAGAAAGGTGATACTGCTCGTGCTGCCGAGATGTACGAACGCGCCTATCGCCAGTTGAATCGCGCCGGTCTAGCAGTCGAACGTTAG
- the hpf gene encoding ribosome hibernation-promoting factor, HPF/YfiA family yields MELTIRGKNVKVSDERRELIETKLGKLNHYLEAVHDATVELTAQHSHKLAERLGVELTLRVNGTILRAEEQDSDLATALDKVHDKMQRQMVRYKERQVARRGRTKLSDVATPLEPAEEPSASVEFISPVKVKTFPIIPMVAEEAIEELEYVGHDFYMYMDSESKQINVVYRRKEGGYGLLKPEV; encoded by the coding sequence ATGGAACTAACTATCCGGGGTAAAAATGTAAAGGTCAGTGATGAGCGCAGAGAGCTTATCGAAACTAAGCTGGGCAAACTTAATCATTACCTTGAAGCAGTACACGATGCCACGGTCGAACTAACCGCACAACACTCTCACAAATTGGCTGAACGGCTGGGCGTAGAATTGACCTTACGGGTAAACGGCACAATTCTACGAGCGGAAGAACAAGATAGCGACTTGGCTACCGCCCTTGACAAGGTGCATGACAAGATGCAACGACAGATGGTGCGCTACAAAGAGCGACAAGTCGCCCGGCGTGGTAGAACCAAATTGAGTGATGTTGCCACACCGCTGGAGCCTGCCGAAGAACCAAGCGCGTCAGTAGAATTTATCTCTCCGGTCAAGGTTAAAACCTTCCCGATCATTCCAATGGTAGCCGAGGAGGCGATAGAAGAACTCGAGTATGTTGGTCACGATTTCTACATGTATATGGATTCAGAATCCAAGCAGATAAATGTGGTTTACCGCCGGAAGGAGGGCGGTTACGGCTTGCTTAAGCCGGAAGTATAG
- the surE gene encoding 5'/3'-nucleotidase SurE has protein sequence MHILLTNDDGIDSPGLRANYDALVKIPGVQVSVIAPDRNWSVSGHNKTMDRPLRVREVKWWGGEGVAFSTDGTPADCVSIASLGFLETPPDLLVSGINTGPNLGDDVTYSGTVAAAMEAHIAGFAAIAVSLDAYSNWHFETASNFIADLVRRFQSGALKLQPDNFWNINVPNLLPEQIKGVTLTRQGRRIYTDELHKRTDPRGSAYYWIGGERPGGIPGEGTDIEAITQGKISITPLMLDLTNYKLLEEMQGWEF, from the coding sequence ATGCACATATTACTAACCAATGATGATGGTATTGATAGTCCGGGCTTGCGCGCTAACTATGATGCGCTGGTGAAAATCCCCGGTGTACAGGTTTCGGTGATTGCGCCCGACCGCAATTGGAGCGTGAGCGGGCATAATAAAACGATGGATCGCCCCCTGCGAGTACGTGAGGTGAAATGGTGGGGCGGCGAGGGTGTGGCTTTCTCTACCGATGGCACGCCTGCCGACTGTGTGAGCATTGCCAGCCTCGGCTTTCTCGAAACTCCGCCCGATTTGTTGGTCAGTGGCATCAATACCGGACCAAACTTGGGCGATGATGTTACCTACAGTGGCACGGTGGCGGCAGCGATGGAAGCGCATATTGCCGGATTTGCCGCGATTGCCGTTTCGCTGGATGCCTATTCCAACTGGCATTTTGAAACCGCTTCAAATTTCATTGCCGATCTGGTAAGGCGTTTTCAGAGCGGCGCGCTAAAGCTACAACCGGATAACTTCTGGAATATTAACGTACCGAATTTGCTGCCCGAACAAATAAAAGGCGTGACGCTAACCCGGCAAGGGCGGCGCATCTATACCGATGAACTGCACAAGCGCACAGATCCACGTGGCAGCGCTTACTACTGGATTGGGGGAGAGCGTCCAGGTGGCATTCCCGGCGAAGGTACTGATATTGAAGCGATAACGCAGGGCAAAATCTCAATTACCCCTTTGATGCTGGATTTGACCAACTATAAATTGTTGGAAGAAATGCAAGGCTGGGAATTTTAA
- a CDS encoding TetR/AcrR family transcriptional regulator — MKETTRGAGTARQQILDTASVLFYHNGFRAVGIDTIVEQSGVAKMTLYRYFPSKDDLIVAYLERSNLSFWEWFEQAIAPAGDDPRRQLYALFEGVAALCASPQCLGCTFQHAAADFPSLDHPGHRLALAHKRQVLERLREMAANAGASDPIALAAQLLLLMDGAFVASRMFGKDSHARQVTQAAALLLDTQLPSLH, encoded by the coding sequence ATGAAAGAGACGACAAGGGGCGCAGGTACTGCCCGACAACAAATTCTGGATACTGCCAGCGTACTGTTCTATCACAACGGCTTCCGGGCGGTGGGTATTGATACCATCGTAGAGCAATCGGGTGTGGCGAAGATGACGCTTTACCGCTATTTCCCCTCCAAAGACGACCTAATCGTGGCTTATCTAGAGCGTTCAAACCTTAGCTTTTGGGAATGGTTCGAGCAAGCGATTGCTCCGGCAGGGGACGATCCGCGCCGCCAGCTTTACGCTCTTTTTGAAGGGGTTGCTGCGCTATGTGCCAGCCCGCAATGTTTGGGTTGCACTTTCCAGCATGCCGCCGCCGATTTTCCCAGCCTAGACCATCCGGGGCATCGCCTCGCCCTTGCTCACAAACGTCAGGTTTTGGAACGCTTGCGCGAGATGGCAGCCAATGCAGGTGCGTCTGACCCCATCGCTTTGGCAGCGCAGTTGCTGTTACTGATGGATGGGGCGTTCGTGGCGAGCCGCATGTTCGGCAAGGATAGCCACGCTCGTCAGGTGACGCAAGCGGCGGCGCTGCTGCTGGATACGCAATTGCCCTCGCTTCACTGA
- a CDS encoding Trm112 family protein encodes MSQDSTKESPISEDLLAILVCPRSKKKVVLSEDKTKLVCTDKCDDPKCPREYRIENGIPVMLIED; translated from the coding sequence ATGTCGCAGGATAGCACAAAAGAAAGCCCCATTAGCGAAGATTTGTTGGCAATTCTGGTGTGCCCTCGTAGCAAGAAAAAAGTGGTATTGAGCGAAGATAAAACCAAACTCGTTTGCACCGATAAGTGCGATGACCCGAAATGCCCACGTGAATATCGCATTGAGAACGGTATCCCCGTTATGTTGATCGAGGACTAG